A stretch of DNA from Micromonospora sp. NBC_01813:
TGAGACAGTGCCGGTCACCGATTGGCGTAGCAGGTGACCAGCGGTTCTATCGGGCGGCTGTGCCGGAACGGTGCCAGCCGGAAATCGCCGGGTAACAATAGACCGCTACCGACCGGGCCGCGACGCGGTCGGCCTACTCGAAAGCGGTCAGGAACCGGTCCCGGAACGAGTCCATCGGCCACACCGGCGCCTGCGCGTCCGGCCGCAGCCCCTCCTGCCAGTCCCAACCGGCGATCCGGTCCAGCACCGCCTGGTCGCGGGTCACGACGGTGATCGGCACGTCCCGGCTGGCGCTCGGGCCGGTCACCACCGGCGCCGGCTGGTGATCGCCGAGGAAGATCACCACCAGGTCGTCGTCCCCCTCGGACTCCACGTAGGAGATGATCGAGCTCAGCGAGTACGCGATCGCCTTCGGGTAGTCGTCGCGCAGCCCGTCGGCCACCGCCCGGGTCGCCTGGTCGGCGGCCATCACCTCCCGGTCGAAGACCGACCCGTCGCGCACCGTGTTCCAGTTGACCAGTTGCGGCACCGGCGTCCACGGGGCGTGGCTGGACAGCAACGCCACCTCCGCCATCACCGGCTCGTCGTTGTCGCGCCGCTCGAACCGGTCGAACGCCGACAGCACGTACTGGTCCGGGATCGACGCGAAGCTGAACTTGTCGCCCGCGTACCCCATGTTGCGCGAGTCGTAGACCTGGTCGTACCCGAAGAACGCCCCCTCCGGCCAGGCCCGGCTGTTGCCGGGGAAGAACCCGGAGACCCGCCAGCCGGCGTCGCCGAACGCCCGGGTCAACGTCAACCGGTCACTGGTGGTCAGACTGCGGTAGCGCTGATCGTTGTCCACCCACAGCCCGGACAGGGTGGTCGCGTGCGCCAGCCAACTGCTGCCGCCGACCGTCGACGAGGTGAGGAAGGCGCTGCGTGAGCCGTACCCCTGCGCGGCCAGCCGCTGCGTACCGTCGTCGAGCAGGTCGCCGATCAGCGGCTCGAACTCCGGCGCGGTGACCGCATCACGTCCGTAGCTCTCCACGAACGCCAACAGCACGTCCTTGCCGCGCAGCGCGGTCAGCAACTCGTCGCCGGGCACATCCCGGAACGCGTCCACCGCCGCCAACTCGGCGAACTCCTGCCGGTCGTGCAGACTCGCGTTGATCTGCATCGTGTGGTCGTACGCCAGCCGCGAGGTGGCCCGGTCCGCCACCGGCAACCCGAACGAGATCGTCCCGTCGTCGTAGACCGTCACCGACGTGCCGAGCAGGGCGAACACCAGCCAGCCGGCGGTCAGCGCACCGACCGCCCCGCCGCCGATCCGCCGATTGCCGGCCAGCAGCCGGCCGACCCGCAGCATCGCCAGCACCGCGAACGCCAGCACCGCGACGGTGAGCAACACGGCACCGATAGCGGCGGCGACGGCCGCAATACGGCCGTACGAGGCGTCGAGGAACCGGTACCCGTCGGCGAGCAGCCCCCAGTCCATCACCGGGTCGAACGGGCGGTCCAGCACCGAGAAGAAACCCATGTCGGCGACCTTGAACACGACCAGGACCCCGAGTACGGCGCCGAGGGCGGCCGCCACCGGAGTGCGGACCCGGCCGGGCAGCACCAACAGCAGCGCCGCGACGAGGATCGCCTCCAGCGGGATCCGGACGAACGCGGCCGGGACCACAAGATCCAACTGGTACGGCAGCGTCATCGCGGCCAGCACCCCGGCCACAGCCAGCCCGCTCGCCGACCAGCCGGCGGTACGCCGTACCCGCTGACGCCAGCCGGGTGCCGGTGGCTCCGAGTCGGTTGCCGCCGGATCGGTCTTCGGCCCCGCAGACTCGCGGGCCTCAGTCTTCTGGTCCTCGGTCTGCGCTTTCGCCGGCTCAGCCGTCTTCTCGGCTACTGCGGTGCTCGGCTCCGTCGTGTCCGTTTCGGTCGCGTCGGCGGCAGACGGGGCGGGCTGCGTGGCGGAGGACAAGATCGGAGCCTTCCTGATCATCGTGCAGACGGTACGCCCTGCCGGAGGGGACTCAGCACGATATCCATCCCGCCGGACACCTAACAACACGTACGGATCGCCACGTCAGATCGATCCGCCAGGTCAGTGACCGCAGCGCCCACCCGACCAGTCATCCCTACGACGGGACGGCACGGACCTGAAGGAGCGGAAATGGACGATCTGCGTACGCACTTCGCGCGGGCACTGGACGGCGAACCGCCACCGGCGGCACCCGACGACTTGGCCCGCGCCGCGATGACCGGCGGCACCCGGCTACGCCGTCGCCGACAGCTGGGCTACACCGGCGCGGCGGCCATCGTCGTCGTGGCGCTCGTCGCGGTGGGTCTGGTGGCCCCGATCCGCGACGCGCCGACCCCGGTGCCGGCCCAGCTGGCGATCCCGTCGTCGACCCCGCCGCTGTGCGAGGGGGTGCCCCCCGACGCTGCCAACGGAGTCGCCATCTTCCTGAGCGAGCAGATCACCGGCGCGCAGCGGGATGCCATCGAGACGGCGTTGCGCGCCGACCCGCGGCTGTCGACGGTGCAATACGAGAGCCGGCAGGCCGCCTATGAACGGTTCCTGGAGCTGTACAGGGACCCGCCGCCGGAGGTCGTTCTCGCGGAGCCCGACCTGCTGGAGCGGGTCACCCCCGACCAGCTTCCAGAGTCGTTCCGGATCACCCTGGCGGACCCGGCCATGTACCCGCAGGTGGGTCCGGCCCTGCGGGAGCTGCCCGGCGTCGATGAGGTCGTCATTGAGTTCTGTCCGCACCGCAGGTCGGCACAGTTGGAGGGCGAGTGACCGGCGTACGGACCGTGGATCCGACCAGCATAGATGTGCCAGCGGAGGCATCGGCACAGGTCGAGTCGGCTGGCGGCCGGCTGGCCCGTTGGACGGTGGGCCGCCGGAGCCAGCGGGCTGCCCGCGACGAGGCGTTCACCGCGTTCGTCGTCGACGCGGCACCCCGGCTGCGCCGCATCGCGTACCTGATGTGCCGGGACTGGCATCTGGCGCAGGACCTGACCCAGATCACCTTCACCCGGATGTACGCCGCCTGGGCGCGGATCTGGCCGGCGGCGAACCTCGACGCCTACAGCCGCCGGGTGCTGATCAACGCGGTCGCCGACACGATGAAGCGGCGCAGCCGCACCGAGCTGGTGCTCGCTGAACCACCCGAACCGGGTGTCGTGGCTCCGGCCGGGTCGACCGAACTGCAGGTCACCTTGCAGCGTGCGCTGGCCGAGCTGCCGGTGCGGGACCGGGCGGTCCTGGTGCTGCGGCACTGGGAGGACCAGAGCGTGGACGCTGTCGCCGAAATCCTCGGCATGACCCCGTCGGCGGTGAAGATGTGCAGCATGCGAGGGCTGCAACGGCTGCGGGCGGCGCTCGGCGAGGACTTCGCGGCCAGCTGATCCGACCCGGCGGCCTACCCTGGCAGCATGTCGCCCGTGTCGAGGCCGCCGTACCGGTGGACGCTCATCGATCTGGTCGTCGCGACCATCGTGGCCACCATCGCCTGGCAGTACCGAACATCCCTGGTCGACCTGGCGATCGGTTTCGCGATGGCGGCGATGCTGGTGCTGCGGCGTCGCCGCCCGCTGACCGTCATGCTGGTCGTCGCCGGCCTGGGCGCGGCGCAGCTGCTGTTCGCCCCGAACACGCTGCCGTTCTATGACGTGGCGGTGCTGATCGCGATGGTCGCCGTGGTCACCCACGCCGAGCAGCAGTGGTACGGCGTACTGGCCGGCGCAATCACGCTGGCCGGTGTCGCTGTGCTCGCCGTCGACGACGTGGTGTTGGCCAACTCCGACTACTCCGTCGGCATCGCCGACTTCAGCGAGTACGCGGTCCTGGCGCTGATCTGTGTGGCGATCTGGCTGACCGCGTACACGTTGCGGAGCCGCAAGGAACAGACGGCGGTCGCCGCGGAGCGGGCGGCGGCCGCCGAACGGGAACGCGACCAGCTGGCCCGGCTGGCGGCCGCCGACGAACGCGCGGCGATCGCCCGGGAGTTGCACGACGTCGTCGCACACAGCGTGGCGGTGATGACCGTGCAGGCGGACGGCGCCAGCTACATGATCGACCTGGACGCCGAGCAGGCCCGCAAGGCCATGGTCACCATCGGCGACACCGGCCGGGACGCGCTGGAGGACATGCGTCGGATCGTCGCGGTGCTCCGCCGGGTCGCCGCATCGGATGCCACCGAGTCCCCGGCGGACGCCGCCGAGGACACCGACCGACGCCGCGCCGGCATCGCCCAGCTCACCTCGCTGGTGGAGCGGACCCAGGGGGTCGGCCTCGCCGTCGAGCTGAGCATCGACGGCGACCCGGCCCGGTTGTCGCCTGCCGAGGAGTTGACCGTCTTCCGTCTCGTGCAGGAAGCACTGACCAACACGCTGCGGTACTCGGGTCCCGGTACCGCCGTCACCGTCGCCGTCCGGATCGGGGCGGACGCGACCGAGCTGACCGTGATCGACGACGGCCTCGGGTCGGCCGCCGGCCGGGCGACCGCCGCATCCTCATCCGGCGGCAACGGCCTGCTCGGTATGCGGGAACGGGTGGCCGTGCACGGCGGCGAGTTCACCGCCGGGCCGAGACTGGCCGGCGGCTGGCAGGTCTCGGCCCGGCTACCGGCCAAGGGCTCGGATCTGAACAGGCCAGCGCCGGCCGCGACCACGCCGGCCACCCCAATGCCGGCCACCCCAGTGACGCCGAACGAGGTGGCAGCTTGACGATCAAGGTCTTTCTCGTCGACGACCAGGAACTGGTCCGCGCCGGGTTCGCGATGGTGCTGGCCGCCCAACCCGACATGGAGGTCGTCGGCGAGGCCGCCGATGGTGCCGCGGCCCTCGCCGCCCTGGCCACCACCGAAGCCGACGTGGTGGTGATGGACATCCGGATGCCGGTGATGGACGGCGTCGAGGCCACCCGCCGGCTCTGCGAGCGCGAGCGCAGCCGCGACCGGGCCAGCGACCGGGTTGGCGACCGCACCGGGACCGGCACGCCGAAGGTCCTGGCGTTGACGACGTTCGACACCGACGAGGACGCGTTCGCCGCGCTGCAGGCCGGCGCGAGCGGCTTCCTGCTCAAGAACGTCCGCCCGGTCGAACTGCTGGCCGCGATCCGGGTGGTGGCCAGCGGCGAATCGGTGGTCGCGCCGCGGATCACCCGCCGGCTGCTGGACCGCTTCGCCGGGCACCTCAACCCGGAGCCGGCCGCCGACGACCGGCTCGCCGCGCTGACCGCCCGCGAACGCGAGGTACTCGCCCTGGTCGCGGCCGGCCTGTCCAACACCGAGATAGCCAACCAGCTGTACGTCGCCGAAGCGACCGTCAAGACCCACCTCGGGCGGATCCTCACCAAACTCGACCTACGGGACCGGGTGCAGGCCGTCGTCTTCGCGTACCGGATCGGTCTGGTCCGTCCCGGGCCCTGACCTGCGGCGTTGCGACCGGCATCGGATCGGACGTACGACCGGGGTCGTACCTGGCCCGGTCGGGAAGTCCGATCCTGCGCCGACGCGCCCGACACCCCTGCCGGCCGACGATGGTCACCGTTACGACCCCGACCGTCCCGGAAGGCACCCGATGACCACCTCATTCGACACGAATTCCCGCCCGACCAGCGCGCTGCGACTGATCGTTCTCGGCGCGGTGACCGTCGCACTCCTCGCCGCCATCGCGTTGGGCGGCAACTACCTGTGGCAGCTGCGGTTCGGCCAGACCCGTGCCTCGGCCGCCGACTGCCAGTTGGCCCAGCAGCTGTTCGACCAGGGAGAAAACGCGCCGAGCGAGCCCGCCGAGGCCGAGCAGTGGGAACAGGACATCCGCAAGATCCGCTACGCCGATTTCGTCGACCAGGGGATCAGCACCGAGGTCGGCCGCTTCATCTACTGGTCCCGGGTCAAGGCGACCGGCGAAGGCGAGCGCCCCACTCCGGCCGAGATCACCCTGATGCGTGAGAACGCCGAAGGCCACTGCGCCCACAGCGGCGTCGAGTTGACCATCCCCGAGCTGGCCTTCTGAGATGGGCGTCGTCAACACCAGTGTGCTGCGTACCCAGCTGCGAGGCATCCTCACCCGACCCGGTCGACTGCTGCTCACCGGCCTGTCGGTGCTGGTCGCCGCCTTCGTGGTGTCCGGCGCGGTGCTCGCCTACCAGACTGTCACCCGCACCACACTGGACACCTTCAGTGACACCCCGCCCGGGACCAGCCTGGTGGTCACCGTCGACGGCCTGCCGATCACCGACGAACACCGGGCCGCGATCGACGCCCTGCCCGGCGTCGCCCAGACGGTCGGCCGGATCGACACCACCCTGCAGGTCGGCGACAGCTCCGCCGGCACCTCGATCAGGCTGGTCGCCGACCCCGGCGCCGGACCGTTGTCGCGGGTCACGCTCCGCTCCGGACGGTACCCGACGGGCACCCAGGAGATCGCCGTCAACCAACGCGCCGCCGACCGCCTCGGCGTCGGGGCGGGCAGGATCCTGCGGCTGTACGGCGGCGACCCGACCGCCGCACCGGTGCCGGCCACGGTGACCGGTGTCGTCGACGGCCCGGACGCCAGCGAGGAACAGGCGTACGCCCCGGACACCGCCATGGCGACGCTGACCGGTACGCCGATCGACTGGTCGCGGGTCGACATCGTCGCCGTACCCGACGCGGACCTCGACCAGATCTCCGCCGACGTGTCCGCCTACCTCGACCAGGCGGAGCCGCTGACCTATGCCGGTGTCGCCCCCGGCGACGTCGCCCGGCGGGCCGAAGCGCGCGCCGCGGTCGCTCGGTTCGACCAGGTCTTCGCCCTCGCCGCGATGTTCCTGGCAATCACCGTGGTCGCCGCCGTGCTGGTCGCCTCGTCGACGTTCCGCATCGTCTTCGCCCAGCGGATGCGTCAGCTCGCGCTGCTGCGCACCATCGGCGCCCACCGTCGGCAACTGGTCGTCGCGCTCACCGTCGAAGGAGCGATCGTCGGACTGATCGCCAGCGCCGTCGGAGTACTGCTCGCCACGGTGCTCGGGCTCGCCGCTCCGGCGCTGGCCAGCGCCGCCGGCCGGGAACTCTCCGCCCCGGGTGTGCCGGTCGGCGCCATGGTGACCGTCGTCGTCGGCGCGATGCTACTCACCGCCGGCGCCGGGCTGGTGCCGGCGCTCGCCGCCGCGAAGGTGCCACCGCTGCAGGCGCTGCGCAGCGCCGGGACCGTCGCCGCCGAGCGCGGCATCACCGCGGGACGCCTACTCGTCGGGCTGCTACTCGTCGCCGCCTCGGTCGGCACCGTAGCCCTGATGTTCGCCGGCCTGCGGCAGCCGCCGGAAAACGGTTCCGGCGGCGCGTTGTTCCAGATCGTCGCTGTCGGCGCGTTCGCGTTCGGCGCGCTCATCGCCCTCGGGCCGGTACTGATCCGTCCGGTACTGGCGGTCACCGGCTGGCCGTTGCGCCGCCTCGGCCCGACCGGAACCCTCGCCGTCAGCGTCGTCGGCGGCGCGCCCCGCCGGGCCGCGGCCGTGTCGGTGGTGGTCGCCCTCGGGGTCGCCCTGGTCGGTGGTGCCGTGGTCGGCACCGCCAGCCTGCGGGCCTTCACCGACCAGAAGCTGGCCGCCCGCGCGCCGGCCGACCTGGCACTGTTCGCCCAGGAGCAGCCGATCACCCCGGCGGTCGTCGACCAGTTGCGGGCCCTCGACGCGGTCCGGCACGTCACGCCGTTCCGGCAGGTCCAGTTCGTCAGCGGTGACCTGTCGTACTCCGCGATCGACCTGGACCTGGCCGCGCTGCCCCAACTGGCGGTCCTCACCCCGACCGGCGGCGCGCTGGCCGACCTCGGGCCGGGCCGGGCGGTGCTCGCCGGCACCCTGGCCGGTGATCTCGGCGCCGGTCTCGGCGACCAGGTCACGCTGCGGGGCGACACCGGGCAGGTGACCGTCACCGTCGCGGCGGTGCTGGGCGGCGAGGCACCGTTGCAGGCGGACGTGGTGCTCGCGCCGGATGATCTGGACCAGCTCGGCGGCGGCGATCCGGGACAGACCGGGCTGCTCGCCGACTTCGCCGGTGGCGTCGGCACCCGCGACGCGACGGTGGCGGCCGTACGGCAGCTCGGAGTCGCCGCCGGCGTCGACGTGGCCGTCCTGGCCGACTACCGGGAGTCAGCCGACGCCGAGGTGTCGTCGCTGTTCCTGATCGCGTTGGGGCTGCTCGCGCTGACCGTGCTGATCGCGGTCATCGGAGTCGGCACCACCACGGCGTTGTCCGTGCTGGAACGCACCCAGGAGTCGGGCCTGCTGCGGGCGCTCGGCCTGAGCCGGGCACGGCTGCGGTCGATGATCCTGATCGAGTCAGGTCTCTACGGCGTGGTCGGCGCGCTGCTCGGCCTGGCGCTCGGTGTCCCGCTGGCCTGGCTGTCGATCGAGGTGCTGCGGCTGGGCACGCCGCCGGTCCTGCCAGCGGGTCAGCTACTGCTGATCGTGGCCGCGTTGGCGGTGATCACCGCAGCGGCCGGGCTGCCGCCGGCCCGCCGCGCCGCCCGGGTCAGCCCGATCGCCGCCATCGGCACCCCGGACTGACCGCGTGCCTATCCGGGCAGGAGGTGATGGTTGGTCAAGCGGGTGGCGGCCAGTTGGATATGTGGGTCGGTGAACAGGCGAGCCTTCCTGAGGCTCCACCTCGCCACGCGGCCGGTGAGCTCCGCGACATCGGCGGTGGGCGGATCCTGCACCGCAGCGAAGTGGACGGTGGCAAGAAGTTCCAGACTGTACGGTGCCTCGAACCCGTCGACTAGGTCCAGCACCCTGTTGAGCTGCGAGAGGTGCTCCGGATTTCGCTGCACTGATTCGTTGGCTGCCTCGAAGCCCTCGGGAAGGGGCCTGATCGGCGCGAGGTCTGTCACCCGCGCGGACCTGTCACCGAGGCCGGTAAGAAAATGACCTTCAAGCGTGGCCAGGACCTGCGTCAGGCTTTCCGAATACGGACCGTATCGGCCGCGGACGAATTCCAGCTTCAGCGGCGCGCCAGCGACTTGCAGGAAGTAGGCCAGCTTCTGCACTTCCAGCTCGCTGATCCCGTCGCGGAATTCCTGCAGGCGGGCACGGGCCAGGTAGGCGCCGATTGTCGCCACCAGCAGGGCGCGCAGTTCAGTCAGCCTGGGACGTGGTGTGGCATCAGGCATGCTTGCGGGAAGCGGCGCGCCCTCCGGTGCGAACACCACGGCTCTGACCTGGGGCATCCTCCGGCACGCCTCCTCTATCAGCGGTCGGACCACGGCCCAGTCCAGCCCCCCGTTACCGCAGCCAAGTGCTGGGATCGCGATTGAGTGGATGTCGTGCCGCGCGACGACACCGACGAGGTCTGCCAGACCAGCGCGGACGTCGTCAATCTTGGAGGCGCTGCGCCAGTGCTCCTTCGTGGGAAAGTTGATGATGTACCGGCGAGGTCCGATAACGCCGCGATCCACCACGAACATCTGCCCCAGTCGTACCTCACCGCGCTTGCAGGCGGCATGGTATGAGCGAAAGTTGTCAGGGTATGCGCGTTTAAACTGCAAAGCGATGCCCTTGCCCATCACTCCCACCGTATTGACCGTATTGACGAGGGCATCGGTGTCCGCCGTAAGGAGGTTGCCGTGGCCAACCTCGATCATCTCCGTCACCCCCCAACCCGTTGGAACCCGTAGTACCACGTTGGTCTGACAACGACGCTCTTGGCTAGTGGATGATCACCCAGTGCCACCTGCGCTCTTGCTGCATGAGCCGAACTGTACGCCGCTACCTGGTGAAACCCGGCCAAGGGAACTTCATGGTGGACCAGGAACTCCGCCATCCTGCGGCGCTGGCGGTCTGGGTCGTCCGTGTTGCTGTTCCAGCGCTCTGCGTGCATCAGCGGCCAGTCCACCATGCCGTCCAGGTCGTCGAGTGCCGTGGTGAAGGCTGAGGTCGCGTTCGCCGCGTTGCCGTCGGTCGCGACCCAGGTCGCGCCCGCGTCAACCACAGCACCGACTGTCGCAGCCAGGTAGATCAACGGGCGGTCGCCGTCCGCGTACCGGCCGGCGACACTGTCGCGATGGTCGCAGGCGATTCGGTACATCATCGGTGAGCGTGGCGCGTAGTAGAACGGTACGTAGTCTCCGACGTACCCTCGAGGACCGACCGGGATCTGCCGACGCCGGCGTGATTCCTTGATTGCTGGATCGCCGACCTCCGCCCGGGTGAGGCCGGCGCGGGCGGAAACATCGCAGGCCAACCGACCTGCTGCAGCGATACCGGCAAGATTGTCGATGTGGGTGAAGTGCAGTATCCATCGGTTCCGCACGGACGTCGACTCCGCTGGGGACATCCGCGTCGAACCTCCGCTGATGTGACCGTGAGGACGGGAGTCTATCGGGCAGCCTGGTGAGCGTCGACGCTGTGACCTGGGGTGGTGGTGGTGCGCCCGGTAGGGTTCGAACCTACGACCTTGGGATTAGAAGTCCCCTGCTCTATCCGCTGAGCTACGGGCGCCTGCCGATCTTCGGTCCGGCGTGCACATAGTAGTAGCCGCTGGTAGCCGTGACGAGTGGCTATGCGGTGGGCGGCGCGAGGCGATCGAGGCAGGTCGCCCCAGATCAGTCGGTTTCCGGCAGCCCTCGGCCGACCGGTCGCCGCGCCGTGGCCGGTTGACCGGGGTCCGGGCCGGTCGGCTCGGTGGTGAAGTAAGCGCGCAGCCACCGGTCCAGCTCGCTGAACAGCTCGTCCCGAGCGGGCTGGTGGGACAACGTCAGGTCGTGCATGCCGCCATCGATGCGTACCACGGTGACGTGCCGGCCGAGTCGGGGTGCCCAGCGGGCCATGTGTTCGACGTCGAGCACCGCGTCGGCGAGCGTCGCCGAGTCGTGCCAGCGCTGGCTGCGGTACGACCGGGTCGAGCAGGCCAGCAGGACCGGCGCGGTGATGTGCAGCCCGCCGCGCAACTGTCGCTGGGCGCGCCGGATCGCG
This window harbors:
- a CDS encoding sulfatase-like hydrolase/transferase; amino-acid sequence: MIRKAPILSSATQPAPSAADATETDTTEPSTAVAEKTAEPAKAQTEDQKTEARESAGPKTDPAATDSEPPAPGWRQRVRRTAGWSASGLAVAGVLAAMTLPYQLDLVVPAAFVRIPLEAILVAALLLVLPGRVRTPVAAALGAVLGVLVVFKVADMGFFSVLDRPFDPVMDWGLLADGYRFLDASYGRIAAVAAAIGAVLLTVAVLAFAVLAMLRVGRLLAGNRRIGGGAVGALTAGWLVFALLGTSVTVYDDGTISFGLPVADRATSRLAYDHTMQINASLHDRQEFAELAAVDAFRDVPGDELLTALRGKDVLLAFVESYGRDAVTAPEFEPLIGDLLDDGTQRLAAQGYGSRSAFLTSSTVGGSSWLAHATTLSGLWVDNDQRYRSLTTSDRLTLTRAFGDAGWRVSGFFPGNSRAWPEGAFFGYDQVYDSRNMGYAGDKFSFASIPDQYVLSAFDRFERRDNDEPVMAEVALLSSHAPWTPVPQLVNWNTVRDGSVFDREVMAADQATRAVADGLRDDYPKAIAYSLSSIISYVESEGDDDLVVIFLGDHQPAPVVTGPSASRDVPITVVTRDQAVLDRIAGWDWQEGLRPDAQAPVWPMDSFRDRFLTAFE
- a CDS encoding permease-like cell division protein FtsX — encoded protein: MDDLRTHFARALDGEPPPAAPDDLARAAMTGGTRLRRRRQLGYTGAAAIVVVALVAVGLVAPIRDAPTPVPAQLAIPSSTPPLCEGVPPDAANGVAIFLSEQITGAQRDAIETALRADPRLSTVQYESRQAAYERFLELYRDPPPEVVLAEPDLLERVTPDQLPESFRITLADPAMYPQVGPALRELPGVDEVVIEFCPHRRSAQLEGE
- a CDS encoding SigE family RNA polymerase sigma factor, producing MTGVRTVDPTSIDVPAEASAQVESAGGRLARWTVGRRSQRAARDEAFTAFVVDAAPRLRRIAYLMCRDWHLAQDLTQITFTRMYAAWARIWPAANLDAYSRRVLINAVADTMKRRSRTELVLAEPPEPGVVAPAGSTELQVTLQRALAELPVRDRAVLVLRHWEDQSVDAVAEILGMTPSAVKMCSMRGLQRLRAALGEDFAAS
- a CDS encoding sensor histidine kinase — translated: MSPVSRPPYRWTLIDLVVATIVATIAWQYRTSLVDLAIGFAMAAMLVLRRRRPLTVMLVVAGLGAAQLLFAPNTLPFYDVAVLIAMVAVVTHAEQQWYGVLAGAITLAGVAVLAVDDVVLANSDYSVGIADFSEYAVLALICVAIWLTAYTLRSRKEQTAVAAERAAAAERERDQLARLAAADERAAIARELHDVVAHSVAVMTVQADGASYMIDLDAEQARKAMVTIGDTGRDALEDMRRIVAVLRRVAASDATESPADAAEDTDRRRAGIAQLTSLVERTQGVGLAVELSIDGDPARLSPAEELTVFRLVQEALTNTLRYSGPGTAVTVAVRIGADATELTVIDDGLGSAAGRATAASSSGGNGLLGMRERVAVHGGEFTAGPRLAGGWQVSARLPAKGSDLNRPAPAATTPATPMPATPVTPNEVAA
- a CDS encoding response regulator transcription factor translates to MTIKVFLVDDQELVRAGFAMVLAAQPDMEVVGEAADGAAALAALATTEADVVVMDIRMPVMDGVEATRRLCERERSRDRASDRVGDRTGTGTPKVLALTTFDTDEDAFAALQAGASGFLLKNVRPVELLAAIRVVASGESVVAPRITRRLLDRFAGHLNPEPAADDRLAALTAREREVLALVAAGLSNTEIANQLYVAEATVKTHLGRILTKLDLRDRVQAVVFAYRIGLVRPGP
- a CDS encoding FtsX-like permease family protein — its product is MGVVNTSVLRTQLRGILTRPGRLLLTGLSVLVAAFVVSGAVLAYQTVTRTTLDTFSDTPPGTSLVVTVDGLPITDEHRAAIDALPGVAQTVGRIDTTLQVGDSSAGTSIRLVADPGAGPLSRVTLRSGRYPTGTQEIAVNQRAADRLGVGAGRILRLYGGDPTAAPVPATVTGVVDGPDASEEQAYAPDTAMATLTGTPIDWSRVDIVAVPDADLDQISADVSAYLDQAEPLTYAGVAPGDVARRAEARAAVARFDQVFALAAMFLAITVVAAVLVASSTFRIVFAQRMRQLALLRTIGAHRRQLVVALTVEGAIVGLIASAVGVLLATVLGLAAPALASAAGRELSAPGVPVGAMVTVVVGAMLLTAGAGLVPALAAAKVPPLQALRSAGTVAAERGITAGRLLVGLLLVAASVGTVALMFAGLRQPPENGSGGALFQIVAVGAFAFGALIALGPVLIRPVLAVTGWPLRRLGPTGTLAVSVVGGAPRRAAAVSVVVALGVALVGGAVVGTASLRAFTDQKLAARAPADLALFAQEQPITPAVVDQLRALDAVRHVTPFRQVQFVSGDLSYSAIDLDLAALPQLAVLTPTGGALADLGPGRAVLAGTLAGDLGAGLGDQVTLRGDTGQVTVTVAAVLGGEAPLQADVVLAPDDLDQLGGGDPGQTGLLADFAGGVGTRDATVAAVRQLGVAAGVDVAVLADYRESADAEVSSLFLIALGLLALTVLIAVIGVGTTTALSVLERTQESGLLRALGLSRARLRSMILIESGLYGVVGALLGLALGVPLAWLSIEVLRLGTPPVLPAGQLLLIVAALAVITAAAGLPPARRAARVSPIAAIGTPD
- the darG gene encoding type II toxin-antitoxin system antitoxin DNA ADP-ribosyl glycohydrolase DarG produces the protein MIEVGHGNLLTADTDALVNTVNTVGVMGKGIALQFKRAYPDNFRSYHAACKRGEVRLGQMFVVDRGVIGPRRYIINFPTKEHWRSASKIDDVRAGLADLVGVVARHDIHSIAIPALGCGNGGLDWAVVRPLIEEACRRMPQVRAVVFAPEGAPLPASMPDATPRPRLTELRALLVATIGAYLARARLQEFRDGISELEVQKLAYFLQVAGAPLKLEFVRGRYGPYSESLTQVLATLEGHFLTGLGDRSARVTDLAPIRPLPEGFEAANESVQRNPEHLSQLNRVLDLVDGFEAPYSLELLATVHFAAVQDPPTADVAELTGRVARWSLRKARLFTDPHIQLAATRLTNHHLLPG
- the darT gene encoding type II toxin-antitoxin system toxin DNA ADP-ribosyl transferase DarT, with the translated sequence MSPAESTSVRNRWILHFTHIDNLAGIAAAGRLACDVSARAGLTRAEVGDPAIKESRRRRQIPVGPRGYVGDYVPFYYAPRSPMMYRIACDHRDSVAGRYADGDRPLIYLAATVGAVVDAGATWVATDGNAANATSAFTTALDDLDGMVDWPLMHAERWNSNTDDPDRQRRRMAEFLVHHEVPLAGFHQVAAYSSAHAARAQVALGDHPLAKSVVVRPTWYYGFQRVGG